From the Coffea eugenioides isolate CCC68of chromosome 1, Ceug_1.0, whole genome shotgun sequence genome, the window TTTGGTTTAGTCCTGTAAATGCACCACCGCCACCAGATCGCCGCTTCTTTTAATGCCCGCCCCGAGTGagtatctctctctctctcacacagaGCGAGCcaaacaccccccccccccccccccaaaaattCCCAAATGCCCACCCGGCTTTTCTCATTTTCAACATCCCAACCGtgtttttcttccatttttcacTTGCTTTGTCTAATAATTTCTATGCTATGCTTTACGTTGCTGATTGGAATGTTTCTCCCCTACTACTGGCCTTACTACTACTACTTTcccgaatttttttttccttaaaataCGAAAATAATATATCCAACATTTTTCTAGGGTTTGCTTTCTCACTCCCTATCAATTCCAATTACTAGCATTGTTATGCAGTATAAGATGAAAGGTAGAAAGAGTGTTGACAAATGAATTTACGTCCCCTAGAAAGTAACTAGTCCAAGTTGTAAATACTCTGATCCCTTCCAGCTTTTtctatacaattttttttttttaatttcaaaattttcccaaATCACGGCAACCATTACTACGGGCACCGTTTTGTACTGACGTCTTTGATCTGCCATGGATTTCTTGCACGGAGCAACTCTTTTTAATACACACCCCGTCTTCAGGATCTGACTAGCAAGTTTGTAGTTAGCAGCTTGTTTCCATGCTTTTACGAGCGTTTGTGTGCTGGATTCATGTATGCTGTTTTAGAGTTTCATTTGCTGCTCCAGCACAGGACGTGTgcgattttctttttctttcttcttttcatgTTGAGAGATTAAACCTCTCGTgatctcccccccccccccccccccccccccaaaaaaaacaaacaaaacactGCCCACAAGCAAACCCCTTTCAAAGCAAATACCAGTGAGTATTTTGTAGAGTCTTGCACTTCTGCTAATTGATTCGGTCAACAAATTCTTGACAGGAGCTTTCTTGATTCTTCTTCTCCATTCAGGCCCCTTCAGTCCTAACAAATGACTGCCATAACTGCTGGTTCTGCCATTAGAGATACCACTGCTCTTATTAGATTACCTCAAGAGATGAATGACCTCAGAATCAGCGACGATAAGGTACGATTTTCGTATCCTCTTGTCTCTCAATTTTGCTTTTAGCTCTTTTGGCATTGGATTTCTTTTCATCATGATCTTACACCATCCAGTATaaatcatttcttttttttcttttccatctaGGAAATGGAAGCAACTGTCATTAATGGTAATGGAACAGAGGCTGGACATATAATTGTGACCACTGTTGGCGGTAAGAATGGCCAGCCAAAGCAGGTGAGAATTTTTGTCTCTTTTTTCCTGCTACAAGACTGCGGCTTATGCGCGCGGATTGTATGTTGAGATAGTTATGCCTTTCTGCGTTAGACAATCAGCTATATGGCTGAGCGTGCTGTTGGCCAAGGATCCTTCGGAGTAGTTTTCCAGGTTAGTTACCTCCTCAGCGTTCCATTGATATGCATTTTCTAGTGGAGGGAAATACCGGCGCTAGATAATGCAGCACAGTGGCGGAGCCACATGTAAACAAGTGGGGCAATGGACACCAGTTCATTTTGGGAAAATTAACTTTTAAGCttagaaaatttaaaagtttttaaaGTTGCATTTTATTTGCTCCCACtaaattttatcaaattctcTTTTCTATCTACATTGACTCCCAAATAATTGAAAGTTCATAATTGTTACCGTTAGAAGAATTTTGGATTTACTTAAAATTAATTGTGGAACCTAAATATCTTTGTAGTcaaatttgtttgattattttaacaaaTTTGAGATTGTGTTCAATTTTGTTTATCAAGCCGAGCTCGAACAACTTTTTATCGAGTTGAGCTTTAGTAGCTTGAATATTTCCAATTGTATGGTAATCAAGCTAAGCTCGAGTCGAgttaaaaaattgaccaaacatAAAGTACTATTCGTAATTGATTTGATAATTCGCGAACCAAATTCGAATGAACTCTTACCGAACCAAACTAAATTTGAGTATTGAGTAGATTGTTTGGTCTTTCAGTCCCAATTTCATTCCATGGTGCTGTCAGAGATTGAAGCCCCTTACTCTAGGGTCTTGGCTCCACCACAGATGCCGCATTCTTATGTCGTTTAATTCCCTCTGACTTTCTGGTATTTGTGGTTTTACAGGCAAAATGCTTAGAGACTGGTGAAACTGTTGCAATAAAGAAGGTTCTTCAAGATAAGAGATACAAGAACCGGGAGTTACAAACTATGCGTTTACTGGACCACCCTAATGTCGTTTCCTTGAAGCACTGCTTCTTTTCAACCACCGAAAAGAAAGAGCTTTTCCTCAACTTAGTGCTGGAGTATGTCCCTGAGACTGTTCATCGCGTTATAAAACATTATAGCAAGATGAGCCAGAGGATGCCGACAATTTATGTCAAGTTGTACACTTATCAGGCATGTATCTGGCCTGTGTATCAGATGTTGATATTCTGTTTTCAGCTTAATTGTTCCAATTAAGTCTTTCTCGTGTTTTGTGCTGAAAGTTCTACTTATTGCTGTGAGCTTTTGTGTAGATTTTCAGAGCACTGGCCTACATCCATGGGGTTATTGGAGTATGCCATAGGGATATTAAACCTCAAAATCTTTTGGTAAGTGTATAAGTGTACTCAATACATATTACATATTTAGTTTGTTCTTATTTGTCTGTGTTCTCTTGGAAATTATGGTTACTTTCATTGTGGAGCGAATTATCGCCATCATGGTCAAACATTTGTATGCAGGAACTAAACTTGTCTTTACATCACTTTGCTTGATGATGTTGTAGTAATAACCTTAGATTTTGTTAATGAGGTGTTTGTTTGCAGTGAACCTAATGGCATGGCATGCAAAATCCTTATgaacttttaattatttaattcttgGGGCTTTTATTTGTAAGAGAGATGTCAAAGTTTGCAGTGATTCTTTTCATTTGCAGGTTAATCCACATACTCACCAAGTCAAATTATGTGATTTTGGAAGTGCAAAAGTGCTGGTTTGTATCTGCTTCAAAGTTTCCATCTGATAAATGAATATTGTCTTATCTTGCCTCTGTTCTTGAATCAGTTGATTTTATAATCTGCTCAATGTGCAGGTAAAAGGTGAGCCCAATATTTCCTACATTTGCTCTAGGTTCTATCGGGCACCTGAACTAATATTTGGTGCGACTGAGTACACTACTGCAATCGACATTTGGTCCACTGGATGTGTTTTGGCTGAATTATTGCTTGGACAGGTAGACGTCATAATTgtcgtcttcttcttcttttacaGGGTTTTGTTTTAATTCTATTTAAGATGTGTTTGTGCAACTTTCAGCCTCTCTTTCCTGGTGAAAGCGGAGTTGATCAGCTTGTGGAAATCATAAAGGTGCGTAGTATTTAGTTGTCAAGGCCATATCAACCATGGAGGTATTCTCCTATCCCCATTTGATGAGTACGAGGTGTTTCAAGATTATTATTGTTAATAAAACCTGACATGTTGGCCATTATTGGTAGAGTTGCTATTGTAGTTGCTAGTCACATTTTCTGGTATATGCTGCTTTTACCGGTGTAGGAtggattttgtgttttaatTACTTGGTATGAGACTAGGACGTGCTTGCTCATGTGCAGGTTTTGGGAACCCCAACTAGGGAGGAAATCAAATGTATGAATCCCAACTACACAGAGTTTAAATTTCCTCAAATCAAGGCACACCCATGGCACAAGGTAAGAAGGATATAGTCACATGCCTCCTGTGTTGTCTTTAGAACTTGTTTTGCTTGTATTCCTTCAATTTACAGGTTGCTCATCTTTGTAGATATTCCACAAGCGCATGCCTCCTGAAGCTGTGGACCTTGTTTCAAGGCTATTGCAGTATTCTCCAAGTCTACGGAGCACAGCTGTGAGTTCATGATCATGAAGAAAAAACACGCATGAAATGACATACGTTCTGTTTATGCTTCTCACCCATAATAGTGGTTGTAAAATTATTTGTTTTTCTGGTGCTTTAATATCCCATGATTATGATTTCATGTTTCTCTCTCCACTTGCTCACTGCCAATGCAGTTGGAGGCATTGATCCATCCCTTCTTTGACGAATTACGGGATCCCAATACCCACCTACCAAATGGGCGTTTTCTGCCTCCACTGTTTAACTTTAGACCTCATGGTAAGTAGCAAGTCTTTGAATGAAAAATTTCATAATACCTGCCCTTGGCATTTCTGATGCAGattgttttcctttttggttGTGCTGGCTATTACTCAGAGCTCAATGGGGTGCCAATGGAGATTATGGTGAAGTTGATCCCAGAGCATGCTAGAAAGCAATGCTCATTCCTTAATTTCTGATTATACATGCTGAATTTGGGAGAAAAGAAAACGCTTGCTCCGTTAAAAAGAACTTTTTGaatattgttttatttttttcccataTAACTTTTCGCCATCGTTTTATGTGTTTTATTACCTTTTCCCTGTATTAGCAGAGGAAAAGTTTCTGCTTAATGTTTATCCTCACTATGGTTAGTACGTCCTGTGCTAACCatactacttttttttattttcttttcccatGTAGATTGCCGCATGTTAATGAATAGAAATAGCTGGATtaccatttttttcattttgcctTGTAATCTAAAAAAGAAGAGTGAAAACATTTGAAAAATGGGAGTAGTGGCCCTGTTGATTCTATTCTTATTTCTACCTGGTCTTTTTGGTTCAAGCAGTCGCCCTGTTGATTAAACCACTAAAACGATTCAGTGAGCATTGTTTGGAAAGAGGGAAGGATGGCCTGGTCTGGTCTGTCAGTATTGTCTAAGAAGATGCGCACCCGCCTGATGCTTCCTCTTTTTGATGGACCTGAGGAGTGGCCATGAATTACAGCAGGCGCCAGTGGCTGGTATTCTACAGAGCGAACCAGATGTCACTCCAAGGGGGTCCGTCTAATTGGCAGAAGGGGTGAGAAATGGTGGAATCTTACCCTGCAAGGCACACAAGGCATGTAAACTTGCTTTTGCAATTAATTTTGATTAGTGCCAAAGACTTTTTATCTTTCAATCCATTGGTAGGAGAAAACTTGTTATAAATTAATTCACCAAATTTTATCCACCCAGAATGTTCAAATCTATAATTCTCTAGTCTCTAATGGTTCTGTCATACATTCATGCTTATCATAAAAGGCATGCATTGGATGCTCCAAGTTAGTAGGGAGTACCAACTGGATTAAGGCAATGAAGAATTTGTCCTGCGGGGTACACACTATCCATGATTGTATCCATACGATCAGGTTGTCATGAGGTGGATACTAGGAGTATCACTCGTGGACCTGCCATGGAATTAATTAGGTAAAATACTCACTATATAGTACTACTACGTTACAGTTTCACCATTTTTTTCGAGTTCTCTTTTCAGCTGAATTAAAAACGAAAAAGAGTTAAATCATTTCAATTAATTTACTATTTTAATCAGCAGTAATTTTGAAAACAGATACCCAAATGCTCTATCCTTGAACACTTTAAGGTCCACAAGTCAATAGTAGAATACAAGTATTTTTATTCTTGAATTCCGTGAATATGTTGCCTAAGCCAGTAAGCCTTAACCCCTCTCCTATTCAGCCGGTTGCTCGTATCTCAAAAAGCAAAAGACAAAACAGCACCATGGGAGACTAGGTGATGTGAAATCATTCCAAGGAGCCCCGCCtttgggaaatttttttttaattctaatcAGAAATGTAAACGAGTCAAATCTAATTGAGTTTTAACCTAATTAGGATTGTAAACGAGCTAAGTCGAGTTGAATTTTAACCTAATTGAGTCAAATTTTAACTTAATTTTATGAAACTTGAGTTCAATGAACTTTTAATGTAAAGTTCGAGCTCGAATTTGACTCAGATTCAAATCAAGTCGGGTGAAGCTcaagcttaaaaaaaaaaaaataattattttatttttttttaaaaaataattttttaaacaataataaaatattaaatatatataattttactattaaaataaaaatatatatatataaaatcaaACCGATTCCTGAACTAACGAATTAGAGGTCGAATTCGAATTCAGATTCAACTTGACCAGTTCAAACTCTAATCAAATTTTAACTGAAACGACAAGCGAGCAAGTTCGACTCACGTGCAGCCTTACTTCAGAGTAGAGGTGtcaaataaaaccatttaacTAATTTTACCCATATTCGCCCATTAATAAATGAATATGGGTAcgttaaattttatatatggaTATAAATGAGTTACCAaattatacccatttaataaatgggtataattgggtaacccatctaACCCATTTAACCCATTTAACTTACATTCCCAAACCTTTTGTATTTCCCGTTTTCACCGTCATCTTCTTCTCCGCCCCACCAGCAAGCCCACTACTTCCTTCCCCCCCTTCTTCCTCCAGTGTTTGTTTTCCCCATCTCATCTCCCCGTCTTTGCTTAATAGAAGGTTTTTGCCCTTCTATGTCCGATTCCTGAGCTGATCTCTGAATAAACCCGCGGTGTCTTGAAGATTTTCCCGGAGAATGTTAAGAGTCTGATGCCCACTTGGACTGCGTTTTCGCTCTAATGAAAAAGCCTGAGCTGAGTTGATCCAAGGCTCTTTTGGTATTGACATTTTGGTATGCTGtaccattcttttgtttcttacATAGGCCTTATATAACTGTTTGTAATAGCGTATGCAAATTTTTATTTAGTTAAGCTTGATTTTTCAGAGCTATATTACTTTGTTTGGTAACCAGTTAAGGTAATCTATGCGTTACTAGTTGTTGTGCCTTCTCTCTGAATTGGGCTAAGTTCACCCGATAATCTGGTATGTGGTTTTGACAGTCAAGAATTTGATGTAGTTAAGcttaactttggaaggctaatAATGGTATAATTAATTTCAGGATTATCTAATTAAGTTCAGTTTTGCAGATTGCTGAATCTAATTAAATATTGCACCGTAGTATGTTACCATTCTTAAGTTTTTGGACATCTTGGACTGGTTAAATGATTGTTTCGCTTACCTTCGTTTGCAGATTGCATGAGATCTTATTTAGTAGAAAGCTCTGTAGATTTATGGCTGGACCAAATTGACATActtggtaaaaaaaaagaaggcaaTAATTGTTAAGTGTGCTTGTCTAGCAAAAACAATCACTGTATTGGTTCTACCACTATCGTGATtgtgatcaatattttcatccTAGGTGCATTTGCCTGCTTGACCAATATCCAAATGTCAAATTTGGGGATtcccttcaagttgaaattcACCCTCATGATCCTGCGGCAAATGTCTGGATGGTTATAGAGTCTTCAAATGTTTCCCATGTAATTTTCATCTATGTCTGCAATGCATACGTGATATAATATATAAGTCCTAGCTCTGTTATTTTTGCTCATCATGTTGGCGGGGCCATATGATAAAAAGTTTTTCCACAGCTACACTTAATACTTCCAATTCTATTATAAGCATATTCCTGTAATTGCTTaccttcaaattttttttttctctcatctCAGTTGAAGACTAGTGAAAACATGTAGTTCTTGGGATCAATGTTGCAGAAATATCAGATCAGGTGTACAAAATTGGAAGGCTGAGAGTCTTAGACAGGAAAATATCAGATGAGATGTACAAAGTTGGTAGTATAGATAACAGAAATGCTAGAATTGTGGGTAAATATCAGCTTTCAGTATTGGTGGTAGAATTGTGGGTAAATATCGTACTTCGCTCCTACCAGAAAATGTGGAGGTCTTGTTATGTGCTAGGGACTGGTTATATGGAGTAACAGGTATGTTATACTTAACCTTTCAGTGCATATGATCTTGTATTTTACTTTTTTGGTCATTTATTGAACTTTACTTTTGATTTCAGCTTCTGAAGATGAAGAAGATAAAGAAAGACTGAGTATTGACTTTGCACCTTTAGTTGCTAAACTTACTAACCTTCATGTTTAGGTAAGCTGTATTCTTATGATCATGGAGATTGTTAGAAATGTGGTGAAAAGAATTTTATCTTTCTGTCTAGATGAAATTTAAGTATCAAAAAACAGAACTTTGaatttggttttggttttggttgccAGGAATCTTCTCTGTTTTGTGTTGAGCAAGCAGCAAACTTTTAGGTTGCTATCTTTGTACTGTCAAGTGGATTTTGTACTGTCACTGGCACTCCTTCAAGCTGCTTACTATAGGCGTTTGAAATGGTCGGTTTTGAAGTCACGTAAGCTGGTCCTCGATGTTGTCAACTAAACTTGGTTTATTCTTCTCCTTGATGTTTATCAGAGGATTCAAATCAGGGAATAATATTTGTTTCTTGCTACAGTATGTGTCTCTCTGCTGTGTTAAGTTTGTTCGACCTGCTTGGTGGTAATTTGTGCTAGCAGAGCAACCTGCAGTTATTATGCAAAATTGACACTGAAATTTTTGTAATGTAAGGGTACCTTTTTCTTCATTCAcgttctttttcttcattcacCAGTGAGCTAGAGGAGTTTTATCATTTATGCTATGCAGTTGTACGAAGCTTGAGAAGCTGAATGCTTGTTATTcgtatttattgaaaatttgtcTTTATTTGTATGCTAAATGAAGTGATTGCTAGTCTTCATCAGgatttttaactattttttaGGTTaagtatttttgttttatttattatatttatttgttggttttatcttatcgctttatttccttgtaatttattaatttgatcATTTTTTATCATCATCAATTTATGACAAATTTTAGCTtcatttcttactttttcaaatgaaattttaaatttataaacgAAAAAATACTAGGGGTTCAAAGttttggattaattttttttgttaactttCATATTATTTAATCCAAAATTTTAGATTCtcattgttcaattattaaataatatgtaattttgcgacatgGCATGcagatggaaaaaaaattgataattagacTTATTTGGCataataagtaaatatttaaaattaatgatgggtgtaaaatggtataaattgataatttagtttacaaaatgaatttataTGAGCTTGtaaaaaattagaataaatgggttataaatggataattgagTTACCCaactcattttttgacttatccatttatatccatctaattaaatggatataaatgggttgactcatgtatacccattacccattttacccaacccaaacccgctCAAATCACCCATTTTGTCACCTCTACTTCAGAGTAAACGTCGTCATAAACTAATGCATCCCTCTAACCTCcgccttaaaaaaaaaaaatctttttttaatGCCTCACTAATACTCCTACCATATATGTATAATTACATAGTAATACATTAGTCGTGTGTCAGCATAAAAGTGTATAATTGACGAGGAACAGAAACTTCCACACAGCATATTTGAACTGTTCAACCAATGGCTCTCGCACATATTCCAATTGCAAAGCAATTAGGATATGTAAATCTAAAACAAAACTGGAGGATTCTTCCGAATACAAGTTGGTAAGTCCGAGGCATTTGGGTCGACTTTGTATACCATAAACAACTTTTCAGCTTCAATTCAAATGGGAAGAAAGCGATAAAGAAGAAgaccctttatttatttattttttttaaatttaactGAGCAAACGGCAGGTGAATTTGGCATCTGATAGAATTATCTTCTCCGCTTTAGTAACAACATCCAGAGGAAGAGGACCAAAACTTCGAGATGGACCGTAGAAATGAGGGAAGACCTTGGAGGAGTCGTCCGCAGCGGCTTCATAAACCAAACCATCACCAAGCTGCACAAGGACACAAATAATTTCTATCAGCTCCATCCAAATATTGCAAGCAAGTTGGCCCATGCAAATAATCTGCGATGAAAGAGAGCGCTTGCTTGCTTTTCAGCATCATCCGTGAGTATGGTGTGgaaattttttacctttttaGCATCGATTTGGAGCAGGTACAAGTCTTGTCCCTTAGAGTTCAGGAAAAAGTTGTGTAAAACCCACTGAACCTGCAAAGTCAGAAGAAG encodes:
- the LOC113764450 gene encoding shaggy-related protein kinase alpha-like isoform X1 — its product is MTAITAGSAIRDTTALIRLPQEMNDLRISDDKEMEATVINGNGTEAGHIIVTTVGGKNGQPKQTISYMAERAVGQGSFGVVFQAKCLETGETVAIKKVLQDKRYKNRELQTMRLLDHPNVVSLKHCFFSTTEKKELFLNLVLEYVPETVHRVIKHYSKMSQRMPTIYVKLYTYQIFRALAYIHGVIGVCHRDIKPQNLLVNPHTHQVKLCDFGSAKVLVKGEPNISYICSRFYRAPELIFGATEYTTAIDIWSTGCVLAELLLGQPLFPGESGVDQLVEIIKVLGTPTREEIKCMNPNYTEFKFPQIKAHPWHKIFHKRMPPEAVDLVSRLLQYSPSLRSTALEALIHPFFDELRDPNTHLPNGRFLPPLFNFRPHVALLIKPLKRFSEHCLERGKDGLVWSVSIV
- the LOC113750419 gene encoding uncharacterized protein LOC113750419; its protein translation is MAEIEKEKGWNSCKNTKKGGGGGGGGEQGFCNDYVYRISTAEEWAELQTSGSTLGRQIDKSTGCIHLSNLHQVQWVLHNFFLNSKGQDLYLLQIDAKKLGDGLVYEAAADDSSKVFPHFYGPSRSFGPLPLDVVTKAEKIILSDAKFTCRLLS
- the LOC113764450 gene encoding shaggy-related protein kinase alpha-like isoform X2, with translation MTAITAGSAIRDTTALIRLPQEMNDLRISDDKEMEATVINGNGTEAGHIIVTTVGGKNGQPKQTISYMAERAVGQGSFGVVFQAKCLETGETVAIKKVLQDKRYKNRELQTMRLLDHPNVVSLKHCFFSTTEKKELFLNLVLEYVPETVHRVIKHYSKMSQRMPTIYVKLYTYQIFRALAYIHGVIGVCHRDIKPQNLLVNPHTHQVKLCDFGSAKVLVKGEPNISYICSRFYRAPELIFGATEYTTAIDIWSTGCVLAELLLGQPLFPGESGVDQLVEIIKVLGTPTREEIKCMNPNYTEFKFPQIKAHPWHKIFHKRMPPEAVDLVSRLLQYSPSLRSTALEALIHPFFDELRDPNTHLPNGRFLPPLFNFRPHELNGVPMEIMVKLIPEHARKQCSFLNF